One Micromonospora sp. FIMYZ51 genomic window carries:
- the tuf gene encoding elongation factor Tu, whose protein sequence is MAKAKFERTKPHVNIGTIGHIDHGKTTLTAAITKVLHDQYPDLNPYTPFDEIDKAPEEKARGITISISHVEYQTEARHYAHVDCPGHADYIKNMITGAAQMDGAILVVAATDGPMPQTREHVLLARQVGVPYIVVALNKSDMVDDEELLELVELEVRELLSSQEYPGDDLPVVRVSALKALEGDPEWTGRLMELMNAVDTAIPQPERETEKPFLMPIEDVFTITGRGTVVTGRAERGVLKPNEEVEIVGIREKSQKTVCTGIEMFRKLLDEARAGENVGLLLRGIKREDVERGMVVVKPGTTTPHTEFEATVYILSKEEGGRHTPFFQNYRPQFYFRTTDVTGVVTLPEGTEMVMPGDNTTMTVKLIQPIAMEENLKFAIREGGRTVGAGRVTKIIK, encoded by the coding sequence GTGGCGAAGGCGAAGTTCGAGCGGACTAAGCCGCACGTCAACATCGGCACCATTGGTCACATCGACCACGGTAAGACGACGCTGACGGCGGCCATCACCAAGGTCCTGCACGACCAGTACCCGGACCTGAACCCGTACACGCCGTTCGACGAGATCGACAAGGCGCCGGAGGAGAAGGCTCGCGGCATCACGATCTCGATCTCGCACGTCGAGTACCAGACCGAGGCGCGGCACTACGCGCACGTCGACTGCCCCGGTCACGCCGACTACATCAAGAACATGATCACCGGTGCCGCGCAGATGGACGGCGCGATCCTGGTGGTCGCGGCGACCGACGGCCCGATGCCGCAGACCCGCGAGCACGTGCTGTTGGCCCGTCAGGTCGGCGTGCCGTACATCGTCGTGGCGCTCAACAAGAGCGACATGGTCGACGACGAGGAGCTGCTGGAGCTCGTCGAGCTCGAGGTCCGCGAGCTGCTCTCGTCGCAGGAGTACCCGGGCGACGACCTGCCGGTCGTGCGCGTCTCGGCGCTCAAGGCCCTTGAGGGTGACCCGGAGTGGACCGGTCGCCTGATGGAGCTGATGAACGCTGTCGACACCGCGATCCCGCAGCCGGAGCGCGAGACCGAGAAGCCGTTCCTGATGCCGATCGAGGACGTCTTCACGATCACCGGTCGGGGCACCGTCGTCACCGGTCGCGCGGAGCGCGGCGTCCTCAAGCCGAACGAGGAGGTGGAGATCGTCGGTATCCGCGAGAAGTCGCAGAAGACGGTCTGCACCGGCATCGAGATGTTCCGCAAGCTGCTCGACGAGGCCCGCGCGGGTGAGAACGTCGGTCTGCTGCTGCGGGGCATCAAGCGCGAGGACGTCGAGCGCGGCATGGTGGTCGTCAAGCCGGGCACCACGACCCCGCACACGGAGTTCGAGGCGACGGTCTACATCCTCTCCAAGGAGGAGGGCGGCCGGCACACCCCGTTCTTCCAGAACTACCGTCCGCAGTTCTACTTCCGGACCACGGACGTCACCGGTGTCGTCACCCTCCCCGAGGGCACCGAGATGGTCATGCCTGGCGACAACACCACGATGACCGTGAAGCTGATCCAGCCCATCGCGATGGAGGAAAACCTCAAGTTCGCGATCCGGGAGGGTGGCCGTACGGTCGGCGCTGGTCGCGTCACCAAGATCATCAAGTGA
- the fusA gene encoding elongation factor G — translation MAAADALANVRNIGIMAHIDAGKTTTTERILFYTGITYKIGEVHEGAAVMDWMEQEQERGITITSAATKCEWKGHTIQIIDTPGHVDFTVEVERSLRVLDGAVAVYDGVAGVEPQTENVWRQADKYNVPRMCFVNKLDRTGADFFRCVQMMIDRLNATPLVLQIPIGAESDFIGVVDLVEMRALTWRGETQKGEDYAVEEIPADLADAAAEWREKLMETLADVDDSVMEKYLEGEEISAEEIKAAIRRATIGGKANPVLTGTAFKNKGIQPMLDAVVAYLPSPLDIPAIEGTATDGETPMQRKPSVSEPFSGLAFKIQTDKHLGKLTYVRVYSGTLESGSQVVNSTKDRKERIGKIYQMHANKREERSTAKAGDIIAVQGLKQTTTGDTLCDPANPVILESMTFPEPVIEVAIEPKTKADQEKLSTAIQRLAEEDPTFRVKLDDQTGQTVISGMGELHLDILVDRMRREFNVEANIGKPQVAYRETIRRKVEKVEYTHKKQTGGSGQYARVIISLEPLPLGNDAPTYEFANAVTGGRIPREFIPSVDAGAQDAMQYGILAGFPLVGIKLTLVDGQYHEVDSSEMAFKIAGSMAMKEAARKADPALLEPMMAVEVTTPEENMGDVIGDLNSRRGIIQAMEERSGARVVRALVPLSEMFGYVGDLRSKTQGRASYSMQFDSYAEVPASVAKEIIAKATGE, via the coding sequence GTGGCCGCCGCAGACGCGCTCGCCAACGTACGCAATATCGGCATCATGGCGCACATCGATGCCGGTAAGACCACTACCACCGAGCGAATCCTGTTCTACACCGGTATCACGTACAAGATCGGTGAGGTCCACGAGGGCGCTGCCGTCATGGACTGGATGGAGCAGGAGCAGGAGCGCGGTATCACCATCACTTCCGCCGCCACGAAGTGCGAGTGGAAGGGCCACACGATCCAGATCATCGACACGCCCGGCCACGTCGACTTCACGGTCGAGGTGGAGCGGTCGCTGCGGGTGCTGGACGGTGCGGTCGCGGTCTACGACGGCGTGGCCGGCGTGGAGCCGCAGACGGAGAACGTCTGGCGCCAGGCGGACAAGTACAACGTCCCCCGGATGTGTTTCGTCAACAAGCTTGACCGCACCGGTGCGGACTTCTTCCGCTGCGTGCAGATGATGATCGACCGGCTGAACGCCACCCCGCTGGTGCTCCAGATCCCGATCGGCGCCGAGTCCGACTTCATCGGCGTGGTCGACCTGGTCGAGATGCGTGCCCTCACCTGGCGTGGCGAGACCCAGAAGGGTGAGGACTACGCGGTCGAGGAGATCCCGGCCGACCTCGCCGACGCCGCCGCGGAGTGGCGCGAGAAGCTGATGGAGACGCTTGCCGACGTCGACGACTCGGTGATGGAGAAGTACCTGGAGGGCGAGGAGATCTCCGCCGAGGAGATCAAGGCCGCCATCCGTCGCGCCACCATCGGCGGCAAGGCCAACCCGGTCCTCACCGGCACCGCCTTCAAGAACAAGGGCATCCAGCCGATGCTGGACGCGGTCGTCGCGTACCTGCCGTCGCCGCTGGACATCCCGGCGATCGAGGGTACGGCCACCGACGGCGAGACCCCGATGCAGCGTAAGCCGTCGGTGTCGGAGCCGTTCTCCGGTCTGGCCTTCAAGATCCAGACGGACAAGCACCTCGGCAAGCTCACCTACGTCCGGGTCTACTCCGGCACGCTCGAGTCGGGTTCCCAGGTGGTCAACTCCACCAAGGACCGCAAGGAGCGGATCGGCAAGATCTACCAGATGCACGCCAACAAGCGGGAAGAGCGCAGCACCGCCAAGGCTGGCGACATCATCGCGGTGCAGGGTCTGAAGCAGACCACCACCGGTGACACCCTCTGCGACCCGGCGAACCCGGTCATCCTGGAGTCGATGACCTTCCCGGAGCCGGTCATCGAGGTGGCCATCGAGCCGAAGACCAAGGCCGACCAGGAGAAGCTCAGCACCGCCATCCAGCGGCTGGCCGAGGAGGACCCGACCTTCCGCGTCAAGCTGGACGACCAGACCGGCCAGACGGTCATCTCCGGCATGGGCGAGCTGCACCTGGACATCCTGGTCGACCGGATGCGCCGCGAGTTCAACGTCGAGGCGAACATCGGTAAGCCGCAGGTGGCGTACCGCGAGACCATCCGCCGCAAGGTGGAGAAGGTCGAGTACACCCACAAGAAGCAGACCGGTGGTTCCGGCCAGTACGCCCGGGTGATCATCAGCCTGGAGCCGCTGCCGCTCGGGAACGACGCGCCGACGTACGAGTTCGCCAACGCCGTCACCGGTGGCCGCATCCCCCGGGAGTTCATCCCCTCGGTGGACGCGGGCGCGCAGGACGCCATGCAGTACGGCATCCTCGCCGGCTTCCCCCTGGTGGGCATCAAGCTCACCCTGGTGGACGGCCAGTACCACGAGGTCGACTCGTCGGAAATGGCGTTCAAGATCGCCGGCTCGATGGCGATGAAGGAGGCGGCCCGCAAGGCCGACCCCGCCCTCCTCGAGCCGATGATGGCCGTTGAGGTCACCACTCCTGAGGAGAACATGGGTGACGTCATCGGTGACCTCAACTCCCGCCGCGGCATCATCCAGGCGATGGAGGAGCGCAGCGGCGCCCGTGTCGTCCGGGCTCTGGTGCCGTTGTCGGAGATGTTCGGCTACGTCGGCGACCTGCGGTCGAAGACCCAGGGCCGGGCTAGCTACAGCATGCAGTTCGACTCCTACGCCGAGGTTCCGGCCTCGGTGGCCAAGGAGATCATCGCCAAGGCGACGGGTGAGTGA
- the rpsG gene encoding 30S ribosomal protein S7 produces MPRKGPAPRRPLVADPVYNSPLVTQLVNKILLRGKRQLAERVVYAALEGCREKSGTDPVVTLKRAMDNVKPTLEVRSRRVGGATYQVPVEVRPARATTLGLRWLVTYSRARREKTMVERLMNELLDASNGLGAAVKRREDTHKMAESNKAFAHYRW; encoded by the coding sequence ATGCCGCGTAAGGGACCCGCTCCGCGGCGGCCGCTGGTCGCTGACCCGGTGTACAACTCGCCGCTGGTCACTCAGTTGGTGAACAAGATCCTCCTGCGGGGCAAGCGTCAGCTGGCCGAGCGCGTCGTGTACGCGGCGCTTGAGGGCTGCCGGGAGAAGTCCGGCACCGACCCGGTCGTCACGCTCAAGCGGGCGATGGACAACGTCAAGCCGACGCTTGAGGTCCGCAGCCGCCGGGTTGGTGGCGCGACCTACCAGGTGCCGGTCGAGGTCCGCCCGGCCCGGGCGACCACGCTGGGCCTGCGCTGGCTGGTCACCTACTCCCGCGCCCGGCGCGAGAAGACCATGGTCGAGCGGCTGATGAACGAGCTGCTGGACGCGAGCAACGGCCTCGGTGCCGCCGTCAAGCGGCGCGAGGACACGCACAAGATGGCGGAGTCCAACAAGGCCTTCGCGCACTACCGCTGGTAA
- the rpsL gene encoding 30S ribosomal protein S12, translated as MPTIQQLVRKGRQAKTSKTKTPALKGSPQRRGVCTRVYTTTPKKPNSALRKVARVKLSSQVEVTAYIPGVGHNLQEHSIVLVRGGRVKDLPGVRYKIVRGSLDTQGVRNRKQARSRYGAKKEKS; from the coding sequence GTGCCCACGATCCAGCAGCTGGTCCGAAAGGGCCGCCAGGCAAAGACGAGTAAGACCAAGACCCCGGCGCTGAAGGGATCCCCTCAGCGGCGCGGCGTGTGCACCCGCGTGTACACCACCACCCCGAAGAAGCCGAACTCGGCGCTGCGCAAGGTCGCTCGTGTCAAGCTCAGCAGCCAGGTCGAGGTGACCGCCTACATCCCGGGTGTCGGACACAACCTGCAGGAGCACTCGATCGTGCTCGTCCGCGGTGGTCGTGTGAAGGACCTCCCCGGCGTGCGTTACAAGATCGTTCGCGGCTCGCTGGACACCCAGGGTGTCCGCAACCGCAAGCAGGCGCGCAGCCGTTACGGCGCGAAGAAGGAGAAGAGCTGA
- a CDS encoding DNA-directed RNA polymerase subunit beta' translates to MLDVNFFDELRIGLATADDIRQWSHGEVKKPETINYRTLKPEKDGLFCEKIFGPQRDWECYCGKYKRVRFKGIICERCGVEVTRSKVRRERMGHIELAAPVTHIWYFKGVPSRLGYLLDLAPKDLEKIIYFASYVVTSVDAEARHRDLSTIENEILAEKRQSENSRDSEIEKRAAKLESDLAELEAEGAKADVRRKVKEGGEREMRQIRDRAQREIDRLDEVLDTFRKLDAKQLVTDELLYRELRDRFGEYFTGGMGAEAIKALVQNMDLDAEAESLRETIRTGKGQRKIRALKRLKVVAAFQNTRNSPLGMVLDCVPVIPPDLRPMVQLDGGRFATSDLNDLYRRVINRNNRLKRLIDLGAPEIIVNNEKRMLQEAVDALFDNGRRGRPVTGPGNRPLKSLSDMLKGKQGRFRQNLLGKRVDYSGRSVIVVGPKLKLHQCGLPKQMALELFKPFVMKRLVDLNHAQNIKSAKRMVERQRPVVWDVLEEVIGEHPVLLNRAPTLHRLGIQAFEPQLVEGKAIQIHPLVCTAFNADFDGDQMAVHVPLSAEAQAEARILMLSSNNILKPADGKPVTMPTQDMVIGLYHLTHLTTGERGEGRAFSSDAEARMAYDNGELHLQAPVKIRLRDVVEVDNGAGGQPWTAPEGWVPGEPLTVETTLGRVLFNETLPQGYRFVNYEIRKGQLSAIVNDLAERFPKVALAATLDGLKEAGFHWATWSGVTIGMEDVIAPPRKREILERYEKEADRIDKQYQRGLMTAEERRGELIEIWTKATNEVAKEMDTALPQENPLWKMINSGARGNLLQLRQIAAIRGLVANPKGEIIPRPIKASYREGLSVLEYFISTHGARKGLADTALRTADSGYLTRRLVDVSQDVIIREEDCGTDRAIPMQIGQQLDGRLVVHEHAETSVHARTLADDIKGPDGTVVAERGADINSILVDRIVAAGVDTVRVRSVLTCESKLGVCGACYGRSLPTGKIVDVGEAVGIIAAQSIGEPGTQLTMRTFHTGGVAGEDITQGLPRVQEIFEARIPKGKAPIADTPGRIRIEDGERSRKIVVIPDDGSDEIVYDKISKRVRLRAHDGDHVDVGEKLTEGTIDPHELLRILGPRAVQVHLTQEVQEVYRSQGVLIHDKHIEIIIRQMLKRVTVIDSGSTEFLPGVLVDRALFESENRRLVGEGGEPAAGRPVLMGITKASLATDSWLSAASFQETTRVLTDAAIHARSDSLIGLKENVIIGKLIPAGTGISKYRNVRVEPTEEAKAKVYSMTGYPETDYGFGPASGQAVPLDDFDFGSYR, encoded by the coding sequence GTGCTCGACGTCAACTTTTTCGACGAGTTGCGAATTGGGCTGGCGACCGCAGACGACATCCGTCAGTGGTCGCACGGCGAGGTCAAGAAGCCCGAGACGATCAACTACCGCACTCTCAAGCCGGAGAAGGACGGGCTCTTCTGCGAGAAGATCTTCGGTCCGCAGCGCGACTGGGAGTGCTACTGCGGTAAGTACAAGCGGGTCCGCTTCAAGGGCATCATCTGCGAGCGCTGCGGCGTCGAGGTGACCCGCTCGAAGGTCCGCCGGGAGCGGATGGGCCACATCGAGCTCGCTGCCCCGGTGACCCACATCTGGTACTTCAAGGGCGTGCCGAGCCGGCTGGGCTACCTGCTGGACCTCGCCCCCAAGGACCTCGAAAAGATCATCTACTTCGCCTCGTACGTGGTGACGAGCGTGGACGCCGAGGCACGTCACCGTGACCTCTCGACGATCGAGAACGAGATCCTGGCCGAGAAGCGCCAGTCGGAGAACAGCCGCGACTCGGAGATCGAGAAGCGGGCCGCCAAGCTCGAGTCCGACCTGGCCGAGCTGGAGGCCGAGGGCGCGAAGGCGGACGTCCGGCGCAAGGTCAAGGAGGGCGGAGAGCGCGAGATGCGCCAGATCCGCGACCGGGCCCAGCGCGAGATCGACCGCCTGGACGAGGTGCTGGACACCTTCCGCAAGCTCGACGCGAAGCAGCTGGTCACCGACGAGCTGCTCTACCGCGAGCTGCGCGACCGGTTCGGCGAGTACTTCACCGGGGGCATGGGCGCCGAGGCGATCAAGGCCCTGGTGCAGAACATGGACCTCGACGCCGAGGCGGAGAGCCTGCGGGAGACCATCCGCACCGGCAAGGGCCAGCGGAAGATCCGGGCGCTCAAGCGGCTGAAGGTCGTGGCGGCGTTCCAGAACACCCGCAACTCGCCGCTCGGCATGGTGCTGGACTGCGTACCGGTCATCCCGCCGGACCTGCGTCCGATGGTGCAGCTGGACGGTGGCCGCTTCGCGACCAGCGACCTGAACGACCTGTACCGCCGGGTGATCAACCGGAACAACCGGCTCAAGCGACTGATCGACCTCGGCGCGCCCGAGATCATCGTCAACAACGAGAAGCGGATGCTCCAGGAGGCCGTCGACGCGCTGTTCGACAACGGCCGCCGCGGTCGGCCGGTCACCGGCCCGGGTAACCGCCCGCTGAAGTCGCTCTCCGACATGCTCAAGGGCAAGCAGGGCCGGTTCCGGCAGAACCTGCTTGGCAAGCGCGTCGACTACTCCGGCCGTTCGGTGATCGTGGTCGGCCCGAAGCTCAAGCTGCACCAGTGCGGCCTGCCCAAGCAGATGGCGCTGGAGCTGTTCAAGCCGTTCGTGATGAAGCGGCTGGTCGACCTCAACCACGCACAGAACATCAAGTCCGCCAAGCGGATGGTCGAGCGGCAGCGGCCGGTCGTGTGGGATGTGCTGGAAGAGGTCATCGGCGAGCACCCGGTGCTGCTCAACCGGGCGCCCACCCTGCACCGGCTGGGCATCCAGGCCTTCGAGCCGCAGCTGGTCGAGGGCAAGGCCATCCAGATCCACCCGCTGGTCTGCACCGCGTTCAACGCCGACTTCGACGGTGACCAGATGGCGGTGCACGTGCCGCTCTCCGCCGAGGCCCAGGCCGAGGCGCGGATCCTGATGCTGTCGTCGAACAACATCCTCAAGCCGGCCGACGGCAAGCCGGTCACCATGCCCACCCAGGACATGGTCATCGGGCTCTACCACCTGACCCACCTCACCACCGGTGAGCGCGGGGAGGGTCGGGCGTTCAGCTCGGACGCCGAGGCGCGGATGGCGTACGACAACGGCGAGCTGCACCTCCAGGCGCCGGTCAAGATCCGGCTGCGGGACGTGGTCGAGGTCGACAACGGTGCCGGTGGGCAGCCGTGGACCGCGCCCGAGGGCTGGGTTCCGGGTGAGCCGCTGACCGTGGAGACCACCCTCGGCCGGGTGCTGTTCAACGAGACCCTGCCGCAGGGCTACCGGTTCGTGAACTACGAGATCCGCAAGGGGCAGCTCTCCGCGATCGTCAACGATCTCGCCGAGCGGTTCCCGAAGGTGGCCCTCGCGGCCACCCTGGACGGGCTCAAGGAGGCCGGTTTCCACTGGGCCACCTGGTCCGGCGTCACCATCGGCATGGAGGACGTCATCGCTCCGCCGCGCAAGCGGGAGATCCTGGAGCGGTACGAGAAGGAAGCCGACCGGATCGACAAGCAGTACCAGCGTGGTCTGATGACCGCCGAGGAGCGTCGCGGCGAGCTCATCGAGATCTGGACCAAGGCGACCAACGAGGTCGCCAAGGAGATGGACACCGCGCTGCCGCAGGAGAACCCGCTGTGGAAGATGATCAACTCGGGTGCTCGCGGTAACCTGCTCCAGCTCCGGCAGATCGCGGCGATCCGTGGTCTGGTGGCCAACCCGAAGGGCGAGATCATCCCGCGGCCGATCAAGGCCAGCTACCGGGAGGGTCTGTCCGTGCTGGAGTACTTCATCTCCACGCACGGTGCCCGTAAGGGTCTCGCGGACACCGCCCTGCGTACCGCCGACTCGGGTTACCTGACCCGGCGTCTGGTGGACGTCTCGCAGGACGTCATCATCCGCGAGGAGGACTGCGGCACCGATCGGGCCATCCCGATGCAGATCGGTCAGCAGCTCGACGGCCGGCTCGTGGTGCACGAGCACGCCGAGACCAGCGTGCACGCCCGCACGCTGGCCGACGACATCAAGGGTCCGGACGGCACCGTCGTCGCCGAGCGGGGCGCCGACATCAACTCGATCCTGGTCGACCGGATCGTCGCCGCCGGGGTGGATACCGTCCGGGTACGCAGCGTGCTCACCTGCGAGTCGAAGCTGGGCGTCTGCGGTGCGTGCTACGGCCGCTCGCTGCCGACCGGCAAGATCGTGGACGTCGGCGAGGCGGTCGGCATCATCGCCGCCCAGTCGATCGGTGAGCCGGGTACGCAGCTGACGATGCGTACCTTCCACACCGGTGGCGTCGCGGGTGAGGACATCACCCAGGGTCTGCCCCGGGTCCAGGAGATCTTCGAGGCCCGGATCCCGAAGGGCAAGGCGCCGATCGCCGACACCCCGGGCCGGATCCGGATCGAGGACGGCGAGCGGTCGCGCAAGATCGTCGTGATCCCGGACGACGGCAGCGACGAGATCGTCTACGACAAGATCTCGAAGCGGGTCCGGCTGCGGGCACACGACGGCGACCACGTCGACGTCGGCGAGAAGCTCACCGAGGGCACCATCGACCCGCACGAGCTGCTGCGCATCCTCGGTCCGCGGGCGGTCCAGGTCCACCTGACCCAGGAGGTCCAGGAGGTCTACCGCTCGCAGGGCGTGCTCATCCACGACAAGCACATCGAGATCATCATCCGCCAGATGCTCAAGCGGGTGACGGTCATCGACTCCGGCTCGACCGAGTTCCTGCCGGGCGTGCTGGTCGACCGGGCGCTGTTCGAGTCGGAGAACCGCCGGCTCGTCGGCGAGGGTGGCGAGCCCGCCGCCGGTCGTCCGGTGCTGATGGGCATCACCAAGGCCTCGCTGGCCACCGACTCCTGGCTCTCGGCGGCCTCCTTCCAGGAGACCACCCGGGTGCTGACCGACGCGGCGATCCACGCCCGCAGCGACTCGCTGATCGGCCTCAAGGAGAACGTGATCATCGGTAAGCTCATCCCGGCCGGTACCGGCATCAGCAAGTACCGCAACGTCCGGGTCGAGCCGACCGAGGAGGCGAAGGCCAAGGTCTACTCGATGACCGGCTACCCGGAGACCGACTACGGCTTCGGGCCGGCCAGCGGCCAGGCGGTTCCGCTGGACGACTTCGACTTCGGGTCGTACCGCTGA